One Defluviimonas sp. SAOS-178_SWC DNA window includes the following coding sequences:
- a CDS encoding LysR family transcriptional regulator, which yields MATPRRLLPSISLLAAFESVVRTGSTLAAARDLDLTQGAVSRLIQSLEAQLGVTLFLRERRRLVPTDPALAYARDVVKALDLISRGSMRVRSNTGGGTLSLAILPTFGTRWLAPRLPRFLAAHPGVTINLGTRLKPFDFEEEGFDAAIHFGTENWAGAGAIKLFDERLVACCAPRFLTDHPIGAARDMIGLPLLQLETRPNAWASWFAHHGVSDRVPQGMLFDQFAPMIEAVIHGLGVALLPEFLARQELADGRLVEAFGGPVPTEGSYYLVWPSVGAWYPPLQAFRAWLEAEAADPDGEAMLPR from the coding sequence ATGGCCACGCCGCGCCGCCTTCTGCCGTCGATTTCGCTGCTTGCGGCCTTTGAATCCGTGGTTCGTACCGGGTCGACGCTTGCGGCCGCGCGCGATCTCGACCTGACACAGGGCGCGGTCAGCCGGCTCATCCAGTCGTTGGAGGCTCAACTCGGCGTCACGCTCTTTCTGCGCGAGCGTCGCCGGCTGGTGCCGACCGACCCTGCGCTCGCCTATGCGCGCGACGTGGTGAAGGCGCTCGATCTCATCTCGCGTGGGTCGATGCGGGTCAGGTCGAATACCGGCGGTGGAACGCTGTCGTTGGCGATCCTGCCCACCTTCGGCACCCGCTGGCTCGCCCCGCGCCTGCCACGGTTCCTCGCGGCCCATCCGGGCGTGACGATCAACCTCGGCACAAGGCTCAAACCCTTCGATTTCGAGGAGGAGGGCTTCGATGCCGCCATCCATTTCGGCACCGAGAACTGGGCGGGCGCTGGCGCGATCAAGCTTTTCGACGAGCGGTTGGTGGCCTGCTGCGCGCCTCGCTTTCTGACGGATCACCCGATTGGCGCGGCGCGCGACATGATCGGCCTTCCCCTCCTGCAACTCGAAACCCGGCCCAATGCCTGGGCATCGTGGTTCGCGCATCACGGGGTTTCCGACCGGGTGCCGCAAGGCATGCTTTTCGATCAGTTCGCGCCGATGATCGAGGCGGTGATCCACGGGCTTGGCGTGGCGCTGCTGCCGGAGTTCCTGGCGCGACAGGAACTGGCGGACGGGCGATTGGTCGAGGCATTCGGCGGCCCGGTGCCGACAGAGGGCAGCTACTACCTAGTCTGGCCCTCGGTCGGCGCCTGGTATCCGCCGCTTCAGGCGTTCCGCGCCTGGCTTGAGGCGGAAGCGGCCGATCCGGATGGAGAGGCCATGCTGCCCCGTTGA
- a CDS encoding acyl-CoA dehydrogenase: MALKPKDAPDLSRFDWEDAFRIEDQLTEEERMLRDGARAYAQEKLQSRVIEAYREEKTDPAIFREMGEMGLLGVTIPEEYGGLGSSYVAYGLVAREVERVDSGYRSMMSVQSSLVMYPIYAYGSEEQRKKYLPKLATGEFIGCFGLTEPDAGSDPAGMKTRATKTANGYVLNGSKMWISNAPFADVFVVWAKSEAHCGKIRGFILDKGMKGLSAPKIGGKLSLRASITGEIVMDNVEVGEDALLPNVEGLKGPFGCLNRARYGISWGVLGAAEFCWHAARSYGLDRKQFNRPLAQTQLYQKKLADMMTEISLGLQASLRVGRLMDEAKAAPEMISLVKRNNCGKALDIARMARDMHGGNGIQEDFQIMRHMVNLETVNTYEGTHDVHALILGRAITGLQAFF; encoded by the coding sequence ATGGCCCTGAAACCCAAGGACGCCCCCGACCTGTCCCGCTTCGATTGGGAAGATGCCTTCCGCATCGAAGACCAGCTGACCGAGGAAGAAAGGATGCTCCGCGACGGCGCCCGCGCCTATGCGCAGGAAAAGCTGCAGTCGCGCGTGATCGAAGCCTATCGCGAGGAAAAGACCGATCCCGCGATCTTCCGCGAGATGGGCGAAATGGGTCTGTTGGGGGTGACGATTCCGGAAGAATACGGCGGGTTAGGGTCTTCCTACGTCGCCTACGGCCTCGTTGCCCGCGAAGTGGAGCGGGTGGATTCGGGCTACCGGTCGATGATGTCGGTGCAATCCTCTCTGGTCATGTATCCGATCTATGCCTACGGGTCGGAAGAGCAGCGGAAGAAGTATCTGCCGAAACTCGCCACCGGCGAATTCATCGGCTGCTTCGGCCTGACCGAGCCGGATGCCGGCTCCGACCCCGCCGGAATGAAGACCCGCGCGACGAAGACGGCGAACGGCTATGTCCTCAACGGCTCGAAGATGTGGATCTCGAACGCGCCGTTTGCGGATGTCTTCGTCGTCTGGGCCAAGTCCGAGGCGCATTGCGGCAAGATCCGGGGCTTCATCCTCGACAAGGGAATGAAGGGCCTTTCGGCCCCGAAGATCGGCGGCAAGCTGTCGCTTCGCGCCTCGATCACGGGCGAGATCGTGATGGACAATGTCGAGGTGGGCGAAGACGCGCTTCTGCCGAATGTCGAAGGGCTGAAGGGGCCGTTCGGTTGCCTCAACCGCGCCCGCTACGGCATTTCCTGGGGTGTTCTCGGCGCGGCCGAGTTCTGCTGGCACGCGGCGCGGAGCTACGGGCTTGACCGCAAGCAGTTCAACCGGCCGCTGGCGCAGACGCAGCTTTACCAGAAGAAGCTGGCCGACATGATGACGGAAATCTCGCTCGGGCTTCAGGCGTCCCTGCGCGTTGGCCGACTGATGGACGAGGCGAAGGCGGCGCCCGAGATGATCAGCCTCGTCAAGCGCAACAATTGCGGCAAGGCGCTGGATATCGCGCGGATGGCCCGGGACATGCACGGCGGCAACGGCATCCAGGAAGATTTCCAGATCATGCGCCACATGGTCAATCTGGAGACGGTGAACACCTACGAGGGAACGCACGACGTTCACGCGCTCATCCTCGGGCGGGCCATCACCGGATTGCAGGCGTTCTTCTGA
- a CDS encoding pyridoxal phosphate-dependent aminotransferase — protein MSDPFRRSTRIDAVELSEILKISELADALKREGRAIITLGTGEPDFPTPAPVIEAAHLAALKGETTYTLTAGTIQLREAIAAACERESGYRPAIGEIIVSTGAKQVLYNAFAATLDPGDEVLIVAPYWTSYPDIVTVCAGRSVILPTSAATGFRVTPEALRAAIGPKTRWLLLNSPSNPSGAVYSAEDLDALAEVLRDAPHVGIMVDEIYQHISYVPFRSFRAAAPDLADRTLIVNGVSKSYAMTGWRIGWGIGPKRLISAMIAVQSQITSGASSVSQAAAAAALSGDQQLLAEHCDDFRERRDMMVEALNATGLLSCPSADGAFYLFPDCTAALGKQTRDGRTIETDADFCEALLAAEGVALVPGRAFGTPGHLRLSYAYSRASLREAATRIARFCASLK, from the coding sequence ATGTCCGACCCTTTTCGACGCTCAACCCGGATCGACGCCGTGGAACTGTCGGAGATCTTGAAGATCTCGGAGCTGGCCGACGCATTGAAGCGCGAGGGGCGCGCCATCATCACTCTCGGCACCGGGGAGCCGGACTTCCCGACGCCGGCGCCGGTGATCGAGGCCGCGCATCTTGCCGCCCTGAAGGGCGAGACGACCTACACGCTGACGGCCGGAACAATTCAGCTTCGGGAAGCCATTGCTGCGGCGTGCGAGCGGGAGAGCGGCTACCGGCCGGCCATCGGCGAAATCATTGTCTCAACCGGCGCGAAACAGGTGCTTTACAACGCCTTCGCGGCCACCCTCGATCCCGGCGACGAGGTGTTGATCGTCGCACCCTACTGGACGAGCTATCCCGACATCGTCACGGTCTGCGCAGGCCGTTCGGTGATCCTTCCAACCTCTGCCGCAACAGGTTTCCGGGTGACGCCGGAGGCGCTTCGCGCCGCAATCGGTCCGAAGACACGCTGGCTGCTGCTGAACTCGCCGTCGAACCCGTCGGGCGCGGTCTATTCCGCGGAAGACCTCGACGCCTTGGCGGAGGTCTTGCGCGACGCGCCGCATGTGGGGATCATGGTCGACGAGATCTATCAGCATATTTCCTACGTGCCGTTCCGTTCTTTCCGCGCGGCGGCGCCAGATCTTGCAGATCGGACCCTGATCGTGAACGGCGTGTCGAAAAGCTATGCGATGACCGGCTGGCGGATCGGTTGGGGTATCGGGCCGAAGCGCCTCATCTCGGCGATGATCGCGGTGCAGAGCCAGATCACCTCCGGCGCTTCCTCCGTCAGCCAGGCGGCCGCGGCGGCGGCGCTTTCCGGCGACCAGCAGCTTCTGGCCGAGCACTGCGACGATTTCCGCGAGCGGCGCGACATGATGGTGGAGGCTTTGAACGCGACGGGGCTGCTTTCCTGCCCCTCCGCGGACGGGGCCTTCTATCTTTTCCCCGACTGCACGGCCGCCTTGGGAAAACAGACCCGCGACGGACGCACGATCGAAACCGATGCCGATTTCTGCGAGGCGCTCCTTGCCGCCGAAGGCGTCGCTCTCGTCCCCGGCCGCGCCTTCGGAACGCCCGGCCATCTCCGGCTGTCCTATGCCTATTCGAGAGCTTCGCTCCGCGAGGCCGCAACCCGAATCGCGCGTTTCTGCGCATCGCTCAAGTGA
- a CDS encoding helix-turn-helix domain-containing protein, translated as MNTRPDIHDRLAASLKEARKSKGLSLDAVAKLSGVSRSMVSQIERGESSPTVSTLWNLTQALQVDFAGLLEGRSTPGIEVIRAEAAPVIAGRGKGVRIRILSPAEAAGEHEVYDLGFDAGGTLVSDPHGPGCREHLTVLEGVVVVVSGEDTQRLGVGDTARYFADRPHRIEAEGGPARAILIVQNS; from the coding sequence ATGAACACGCGCCCCGACATCCATGACCGGCTTGCCGCCTCGCTGAAGGAGGCGCGAAAGTCCAAGGGGCTGAGCCTCGACGCGGTGGCCAAGCTGTCCGGGGTCTCACGCTCGATGGTCAGCCAGATCGAGAGGGGCGAATCGAGTCCGACCGTCTCGACCCTGTGGAACCTCACGCAAGCCTTGCAGGTGGATTTCGCCGGGCTTCTCGAAGGCCGGTCGACGCCGGGGATCGAAGTGATCCGCGCCGAGGCCGCCCCGGTCATCGCCGGTCGTGGCAAAGGCGTCCGCATCCGGATCCTGTCTCCGGCGGAGGCCGCCGGGGAGCATGAGGTCTACGACCTCGGCTTCGACGCGGGCGGGACGCTTGTCAGCGATCCGCACGGGCCGGGTTGCCGCGAACATCTGACGGTGCTGGAAGGGGTCGTGGTCGTGGTGTCGGGCGAGGACACGCAGCGCCTCGGCGTTGGCGATACCGCCCGCTATTTCGCCGACCGCCCGCACCGGATCGAGGCCGAGGGCGGGCCGGCGCGGGCGATCCTGATCGTGCAGAATTCCTGA
- a CDS encoding glycine C-acetyltransferase — translation MSDKAAFLAHLGDTLTGIEAEGLFKRERLITSAQGAHVTVASRDMLNLCANNYLGLADHPRLIEAAKAAMDDHGYGMASVRFICGTQDLHRELEARIARFLGKDDSILFAACFDANGGLFEPLLGPEDAVISDALNHASIIDGIRLCKARRYRYANSDMADLEAQLKSARADGARFILIATDGVFSMDGYLAKLPEIAALAEKYGALTMVDDCHATGFMGPQGRGTPAHAGVEVDILTGTLGKALGGALGGYVAGPQPVIDLLRQRARPYLFSNALPPAVVSAGIAALDLVEAADDLRAQLFGNASYWRAGLTDAGFALLPGEHPIIPVMLGEAKLAQAMAASLFERGVYVSGFFFPVVPKGQARIRTQMNARLTRDDLDFALDAFRGAGKAVGAI, via the coding sequence ATGTCGGACAAGGCTGCCTTTCTCGCCCATCTCGGCGACACGCTCACGGGGATCGAGGCTGAAGGTTTGTTCAAGCGCGAACGGCTCATCACCTCGGCGCAGGGCGCGCATGTGACAGTCGCCAGTCGCGACATGCTGAACCTTTGCGCCAACAACTATCTTGGCCTTGCCGATCACCCAAGGCTGATCGAAGCGGCGAAGGCGGCGATGGACGATCACGGCTACGGCATGGCCTCGGTCCGCTTCATCTGCGGTACTCAGGACCTGCACCGGGAGCTGGAGGCGAGGATCGCGCGGTTCCTGGGGAAGGACGATTCCATTCTCTTCGCCGCCTGCTTCGATGCGAACGGTGGACTGTTCGAGCCGCTTCTGGGGCCCGAAGACGCGGTAATCTCGGATGCGCTCAACCATGCGTCGATCATCGACGGGATCCGGCTCTGCAAGGCCAGGCGCTACCGCTACGCCAATTCCGACATGGCCGACCTGGAGGCGCAGTTGAAGAGCGCCCGCGCGGATGGCGCGCGGTTCATCCTGATCGCGACGGATGGCGTCTTCTCGATGGACGGGTATCTTGCCAAGCTGCCGGAGATCGCGGCGCTGGCAGAGAAATACGGCGCACTGACAATGGTGGACGATTGCCACGCAACCGGGTTCATGGGCCCGCAGGGGCGCGGCACGCCCGCCCATGCCGGGGTCGAGGTCGATATCCTGACCGGGACGCTGGGCAAGGCGCTGGGCGGTGCCCTTGGTGGCTACGTCGCGGGCCCGCAGCCGGTCATCGACCTTCTGCGCCAGAGGGCGCGACCTTACCTCTTCTCCAATGCCCTGCCACCCGCCGTCGTCTCCGCCGGGATCGCGGCGCTTGACCTCGTCGAGGCAGCCGACGACCTTCGCGCGCAGCTCTTTGGGAACGCAAGCTATTGGCGCGCCGGGCTGACCGATGCGGGCTTTGCCCTGCTGCCCGGCGAACACCCGATCATCCCGGTCATGCTGGGCGAGGCGAAACTCGCACAGGCCATGGCTGCGTCGCTTTTCGAGCGGGGCGTCTATGTCTCGGGCTTCTTTTTTCCGGTCGTGCCGAAAGGGCAGGCGCGCATCCGGACGCAGATGAATGCCAGGCTGACGCGGGACGATCTG
- a CDS encoding dehydrogenase E1 component subunit alpha/beta produces the protein MDRADIVHDNFLRRVASGDLPAGSTPAGPLGQTGAVAIFRAGCLSRALDRQSRAMQKAGQGFYTIGSSGHEGMAAVAAALRPTDMAFLHYRDAAFQIARSQQVPGQSIAWDMLLSFAASSEDPISGGRHKVLGSKALNIPPQTSTIASHLPKAVGAAYAIGAARRHAPEHKELPDDAIVCCSFGDASANHSTAQGAFNTAGWTSYQSIPLPLLFVCEDNGIGISTKTPKGWIAATFRDRPGLKYFACDGLDLYDTFRVAGEAAAYVRTRKKPAFLHIRTIRLYGHAGADVPTTYLSRDEVEAEEANDPLLHAVRLMDHAGALSPAEALAIYEETNARVARIAGEAVTRPRLKTAGDVMASLIPPRRACKPTNGPSDEARAAAFGADMKAMKEPQIMSRLINWALTDLMLDNGEIVMMGEDVGRKGGVYGVTQKLTQRFGPDRMIDTLLDEQSILGLAIGMAQNGFVPMPEIQFLAYLHNAEDQIRGEAATLPFFSNGQYTNPMVLRIAGLGYQKGFGGHFHNDNSVAVLRDIPGVILACPSNGADAAKMLRECVRLAREEQRVVVFLEPIALYPMRDLHGDKDGGWMRLYPAPNEVISLGEVGVHGDGTDLAIVSFGNGCYLSRQAERRLADTGVKARVIDMRWLSPLPADALIEAVNGAKRILVVDETRRSGGIAEALMTLFTERTVVPHARLTAEDSFIATGPAYAATMPSADGIFDAAMALIGGGA, from the coding sequence ATGGACCGCGCTGACATCGTTCATGACAACTTCCTGCGCCGGGTCGCTTCCGGCGACCTTCCAGCCGGCAGCACGCCGGCGGGACCGCTCGGGCAGACCGGTGCCGTCGCGATCTTCCGCGCTGGCTGCCTGTCGCGCGCACTCGACCGGCAGAGCCGGGCCATGCAGAAGGCCGGGCAGGGCTTTTATACGATCGGGTCATCCGGTCACGAAGGGATGGCGGCGGTGGCGGCGGCGCTGAGGCCGACAGACATGGCGTTCCTCCATTACCGCGACGCGGCCTTCCAGATCGCGCGCAGCCAGCAGGTTCCCGGCCAGTCCATCGCCTGGGACATGCTTTTGAGCTTCGCCGCCTCGTCCGAGGACCCGATCTCGGGCGGGCGGCACAAGGTTCTGGGCTCCAAGGCGCTGAACATCCCGCCGCAGACCTCGACGATCGCCTCGCATCTGCCGAAGGCCGTGGGCGCGGCCTATGCCATCGGCGCGGCACGCCGGCATGCGCCCGAGCACAAGGAACTGCCCGACGACGCCATCGTCTGCTGTTCGTTCGGCGACGCATCCGCCAATCATTCGACCGCGCAGGGGGCCTTCAACACGGCGGGATGGACCTCCTACCAGTCGATCCCGCTGCCCCTGCTTTTCGTCTGCGAGGACAACGGCATCGGCATTTCCACCAAGACCCCCAAAGGCTGGATCGCGGCGACGTTCCGCGACCGGCCGGGACTGAAGTACTTCGCCTGCGACGGGCTCGATCTCTACGACACCTTCCGCGTCGCCGGTGAGGCTGCGGCCTACGTCCGCACCCGCAAGAAGCCCGCCTTCCTGCATATCCGCACGATCCGGCTTTACGGCCATGCCGGCGCCGACGTGCCGACGACGTATCTCAGCCGCGACGAAGTCGAGGCGGAGGAGGCGAATGACCCGCTTCTGCACGCCGTGCGGCTGATGGATCACGCCGGCGCGCTGTCGCCCGCCGAGGCACTGGCGATCTACGAGGAGACCAACGCGCGCGTGGCCCGCATCGCCGGCGAGGCGGTCACCCGGCCGCGATTGAAGACGGCGGGCGACGTGATGGCGTCGCTGATCCCGCCAAGGCGGGCATGCAAACCGACGAACGGCCCGAGTGACGAGGCACGTGCGGCGGCCTTCGGCGCCGACATGAAGGCGATGAAAGAGCCGCAGATCATGTCGCGGCTGATCAACTGGGCGCTGACCGACCTGATGCTGGACAATGGCGAGATCGTCATGATGGGCGAGGATGTCGGCCGCAAGGGCGGCGTCTACGGTGTCACCCAGAAGCTGACGCAGCGATTCGGGCCGGACCGGATGATCGACACGCTGCTCGACGAACAGTCGATCCTCGGCCTCGCCATCGGCATGGCGCAGAACGGCTTTGTCCCGATGCCGGAGATCCAGTTCCTGGCCTATCTCCACAATGCCGAGGACCAGATCCGGGGCGAGGCCGCGACGCTGCCGTTCTTCTCGAACGGGCAGTACACCAATCCCATGGTGCTGCGCATTGCCGGGCTTGGCTATCAGAAGGGCTTCGGCGGGCATTTCCACAACGACAACTCGGTTGCCGTCCTGCGCGATATTCCGGGCGTGATCCTCGCCTGCCCGTCGAACGGGGCAGATGCGGCGAAGATGCTGCGCGAATGCGTGCGGCTCGCGCGTGAGGAGCAGCGGGTCGTGGTTTTCCTGGAACCGATCGCGCTTTATCCCATGCGGGATCTGCACGGCGACAAGGACGGCGGCTGGATGCGGCTCTATCCCGCCCCGAATGAAGTCATTTCGCTGGGGGAGGTGGGCGTTCACGGCGATGGGACGGACCTTGCTATCGTGAGCTTCGGGAATGGCTGTTACCTCTCGCGGCAGGCCGAACGTAGGCTCGCCGATACAGGCGTCAAGGCGCGCGTCATCGACATGCGCTGGCTTTCGCCCCTGCCCGCCGACGCGCTGATCGAAGCGGTCAACGGGGCGAAACGCATTCTCGTCGTCGATGAGACGCGCCGTTCAGGCGGGATCGCGGAGGCGCTTATGACGCTTTTCACCGAGCGTACGGTTGTGCCGCATGCAAGGTTGACCGCCGAGGACAGCTTCATCGCCACCGGCCCGGCCTATGCCGCGACCATGCCCTCGGCCGACGGCATTTTCGACGCCGCAATGGCGCTGATCGGAGGCGGGGCATGA